One genomic region from Corvus hawaiiensis isolate bCorHaw1 chromosome 28, bCorHaw1.pri.cur, whole genome shotgun sequence encodes:
- the ABCA7 gene encoding phospholipid-transporting ATPase ABCA7 isoform X1 — MAVGTQLGLLLWKNFTYRRRQRIQLAIEILWPLFLFLILISVRRSHPPFKQHECHFPNKALPSAGTLPWLQGIICNMNNPCFRHPTAGEAPGVVGNFDGSILSRLLTEARQVLLHGHGQRLLRSFARLLPALRRLRDSGNQRRALPVREYLRENETFSRFLRTNTSLPPVLVDELMGARLSPRIFSLESIRLPLKALVCNASVLGSFLVEGDADSTQSLQQGLCALPSSQLRAMEGSFLSQMDFPRLLAEQLSSELGGIAVTVEALGSFLRDATSLMEEVSSMTSLAELRQELEGLRAPNTSTTSTGAFTALSRIACGHPEGGGLRIPSLNWYEDNDVKAFLDRNSSEKRPVASGSSSPFCRELLRSLESNPLSQIFWRGIKPLFVGKILYTPPGPGPDSVMAEVNRTFRELAVLGELGGAWQELGPRIYTLLNSSLEMQVLQDLLLAPSTAQMLDGFLNGTSWKLPELATFLAGPAAGPGLTWHQVYADVDAVLSMLSQFMECVCLDKIEAVATEEQLVARALELLEEQQFWAAVVFQPPINATAPGLPPHVRYKIRMDIDDVTRTNKIKDRFWDPGPAADPFSDLRYIWGGFVYIQDLVEQAVVRVQTGAAPRTGVYVQQMPYPCYVDDVFLRVLNRSLPLFMTLAWIYSVAMIIKGVVHEKETRLKETMKTMGLSSGILWLSWFLSSFIPFLLSSALLVLILKLGNILPYSDPAVIFLFLGTFSVATISQCFLISTFFPRANLASACGGIIYFSLYLPYVLCVAWRDYITFPIRVLVSLLSPVAFGFGCDYFSLYEEQGVGIQWHNLGASPVPGDPYSFAAAMGLLLLDAILYGLATWYLEGVFPGQYGIPKPWNFPFLKSYWFGESSSAGHSLYHISPHTAPQVLVEEPPAELQPGVSIRNLVKVYGSSGRAAVNGLSLDFYEGQITSFLGHNGAGKTTTMSILTGLLPPTSGTAYILGWDIRSDIDSIRKSMGMCPQHNVLFDILTVEEHVWFYGRLKGLSEQQVQEEMEQLLQDTGLAHKRREQTRNLSGGMQRKLSVAIAFVGGSRVVILDEPTAGVDPFSRRSIWELLLKYRKGRTIILSTHYMDEAELLGDRTAIISQGRLCCCGSPLFLKARLGTGYHLTLVKRERSGTGGNTSTVPSVTKKDGSDSEHSSDTGLGSERGSDASAVDVAQLSALIQKLVPGSRLVEDIGHEVLFVLPYSGARDGTFGKLFRELDTRLGELGVSSYGISDTTLEEIFLKVAEDTGLDTDTTGTARGAAPCETGDVDVADGELAKGARRVEEPRETDLLRGAAGQACGRVRGWALTCRQLRALFTKRMLHARRSTRGFFAQIVLPAVFVCIALLFSLIVPPFGKYPPLQLQPWMYGQQFTFFSNDAPGDPDTARLLDALLAEPGFGTKCMKEEGKATGLCPPASHPDGFSAPSAPPSLLEALWRGNWTPAEPSPPCQCSGPGAHRMLPECPEGAGGLPPPQVQRGTGDILQNLTGRNISDYLVKTYPQIIRQELRNKKWVNEQRYGGFSLGAGSSQALPSAAEVDQAVLELRVLLSITPGSPSDRLLANLSRFIEGLDARRNIKVWFNNKGWHAMVSFLNVASNGLLRAWLPPGTDPTRFGITATNHPLNLTKEQLSEAALMATSVDVLVSICVIFAMSFVPASFVVFLIEERVSKAKHLQFVSGMKPITYWLGNFAWDMCNYLVPALLVILIFLCFQQESYVSSANLPSLVLLLLLYGWSITPLMYPASFLFSIPSTAYVALTCINLFIGINGSVATFVLELFVDQNLNDINRVLKKVFLIFPHFCLGRGLIDMVKNQAMADAFERFGDKRFVSPLSWDLAGKNMFAMAIEGIIFFLFTLLLQYHRFFLRLAPRALELPSLGDEDQDVARERARVGSIPLHSHLLLLKDLTKVYRRRRAPAVDRLCVAIPPGECFGLLGVNGAGKTSTFKMLTGDTEVTLGEAWLKGHSVLTDLQSVHQHMGYCPQFDAITDLLTGREHLEFYSRLRGVPEEETPRVAQWGITALGLGPHADRPAGKYSGGNKRKLSTAIALLGCPPVVFLDEPTTGMDPQARRFLWERILGVIRDGRSVVLTSHSMEECEALCTRMAIMVNGRFRCLGSVQHLKNRFGDGYTVVVRAGGPGPAAVQALLQQHFPGIVLRERHGGLLQYHLPARVASLATVFSLLAAHRGPCHIEDYSVSQTTLDQVFVHFAQEQSDGDVGEVTASEQDAAPSPGRRLTTFLEDDSYQESAV; from the exons ATGGCCGTGGGTacccagctggggctgctgctctggaagaACTTCACCTACCGCCGGCGGCAGCGG ATCCAGCTGGCTATCGAGATCCTGTGGcccctcttcctcttccttatCTTGATCTCAGTGCGGCGATCCCACCCGCCCTTCAAGCAGCACGAGT GCCACTTCCCCAACAAGGCGCTGCCCTCGGCAGggaccctgccctggctgcagggcatCATCTGCAACATGAACAACCCCTGCTTCCGGCATCCCACGGCGGGAGAGGCCCCTGGCGTGGTGGGCAACTTCGATGGCTCCAT CCTCTCCCGCCTCCTGACCGAAGCCCGGCAGGTCCTACTCCACGGCCACGGGCAGCGGCTCCTGCGCAGCTTCGCCCGGCTCCTGCCCGCCCTGCGCCGGCTCCGGGACAGTGGGAATCAGCGGAGGG ctctgccggTGAGAGAATACTTGAGAGAGAACGAGACCTTCTCCCGGTTCCTGCGGACCAACACATCTCTGCCCccggtgctggtggatgagctGATGGGGGCTCGGCTCAGCCCCCGCATC TTCTCCCTGGAGAGCATTCGCCTCCCGCTAAAAGCCCTGGTCTGCAACGCCTCGGTCCTGGGGAGCTTCCTGGTGGAGGGCGACGCCGACTCcacccagagcctgcagcaAGGACTGTGCgcactgcccagctcccagctccgtGCCATGGAGggctccttcctctcccagaTGGACTTCCCGCGGCTCCTGGCG GAACAGCTGAGCTCAGAGTTGGGCGGAATCGCTGTCACCGTGGAAGCTTTGGGCAGCTTCCTGCGGGATGCAACATCCCTGATGGAGGAG GTCTCCTCCATGACCAGCCTGGCCGAGCTGCGGCAGGAGTTAGAGGGGCTGAGGGCCCCCaacaccagcaccaccagcacgGGCGCCTTCACAGCCCTGTCACGCATCGCCTGTGGACACCCCGAGGGTGGGGGGCTCAGGATCCCCTCCCTCAACTGGTACGAGGACAATGACGTCAAAGCATTCCTGGACCGTAACAGCTCGGAGAAGAGACCCGTGgcctcaggcagcagca gtcctttctgCCGGGAGCTGCTCCGCAGCCTGGAGTCCAACCCCCTCTCACAGATCTTCTGGCGGGGGATCAAGCCCCTCTTTGTGGGGAAGATCCTGTACACGCCacccgggcccggccccgacAGTGTGATGGCTGAG GTGAATCGGACCTTCCGGGAACTGGCGGTGCTGGGGGAGTTGGGGGgtgcctggcaggagctgggacccCGAATCTACACCCTCCTCAACAGCAGCCTGGAGATGCAAGTGCTCCAG gacctgctgctggccccgagcacagcccagatgctggaTGGGTTCCTCAATGGCACCTCCTGgaagctgccagagctggccACGTTCCTGGCGGGGCCAGCGGCGGGGCCAGGCCTCACCTGGCACCAGGTGTACGCTGATGTGGATGCGGTCCTGAGCATGCTGTCACAGTTCATGGAG TGTGTCTGCCTGGACAAGATCGAGGCAGTGGccacagaggagcagctggtAGCCcgggccctggagctgctggaggagcagcagtttTGGGCAGCAGTGGTCTTCCAGCCCCCCATCAATGCCACAGCCCCCGGACTGCCACCCCATGTCCGCTACAAGATCCGCATGGACATCGATGATGTCACGAGGACCAACAAGATCAAGGACAG GTTTTGGGACCCAGGCCCTGCAGCTGACCCCTTCAGCGACTTGCGCTATATCTGGGGAGGCTTTGTCTACATTCAGGACCTGGTGGAGCAGGCGGTGGTGCGGGTGCAGACTGGGGCTGCCCCACGGACAGGGGTCTACGTCCAGCAGATGCCCTACCCCTGCTATGTGGACGATGT GTTCCTGAGAGTCCTGAACCGCTCGCTGCCTCTCTTTATGACGCTGGCCTGGATCTACTCAGTGGCCATGATCATCAAGGGGGTGGTGCATGAGAAGGAGACGCGTCTCAAGGAGACCATGAAGACCATGGGGCTGAGCAGTGGGATCCTCTGGCTCAGCTGGTTCCTCAGCAGCTTCATCCCCTTcctcctcagctctgccctccttgtcctcatcctcAAG CTGGGAAACATCCTGCCCTACAGCGACCCAGCagtcatcttcctcttcctcggCACCTTCTCGGTGGCCACCATCAGCCAGTGCTTCCTCATCAGCACCTTCTTCCCCCGTGCCAACCTGGCCTCGGCGTGCGGTGGCATCATCTACTTCTCGCTGTACCTGCCCTACGTGCTGTGCGTCGCCTGGCGCGACTACATCACCTTCCCAATCCGCGTCCTCGTG AGCCTGCTGTCCCCTGTGGCCTTCGGCTTCGGCTGCGATTACTTCTCCCTCTACGAGGAGCAGGGGGTGGGCATCCAGTGGCACAACCTGGGTGCCAGCCCCGTGCCAGGAGACCCGTACAGCTTTGCTGCGGccatggggctgctgctgctggatgctATCCTCTATGGCCTGGCGACCTGGTACCTCGAGGGTGTCTTCCCAG GTCAGTACGGGATCCCCAAGCCCTGGAATTTCCCCTTCCTGAAGAGTTACTGGTTTGGAGAGTCATCCTCAGCTGGGCACTCCCTGTACCACATCAGCCCCCACACTGCACCCCAAG TGCTGGTGGAGGAGCCGCCTGCCGAGCTCCAGCCTGGCGTCTCCATCCGCAACCTGGTGAAGGTCTATGGCAGCAGCGGCCGTGCGGCCGTCAATGGGCTGAGCCTGGATTTCTATGAGGGGCAGATCACATCCTTCCTGGGCCATAACGGTGCTGGAAAGACCACCACCAT GTCCATCTTGACTGGCCTCCTGCCCCCCACTTCGGGCACTGCCTATATCCTGGGCTGGGACATCCGCTCTGATATCGACAGCATCCGCAAATCCATGGGGATGTGTCCCCAGCACAACGTGCTCTTCGACAT cctgacGGTGGAGGAGCACGTCTGGTTCTACGGGCGGCTGAAGGGGCTCTCGGAGCAGCAGGtgcaggaggagatggagcagcTGCTTCAGGACACGGGGTTGGCCCACAAGCGCCGGGAACAGACCAGGAACCTCTCAG GCGGGATGCAGCGGAAGCTCTCGGTGGCCATCGCCTTCGTGGGCGGCTCCCGGGTGGTCATCCTGGACGAGCCCACGGCCGGCGTCGACCCCTTCTCCCGCCGCAGcatctgggagctgctgctcaagTACCGCAAAG GCCGCACCATCATCCTGTCCACCCACTACATGGACGAGGCGGAGCTGTTGGGGGACCGCACCGCCATCATCTCACAGGGccggctctgctgctgtgggtcCCCCCTCTtcctcaaggccaggctgggcaccGGCTACCACCTCACCCTGGTGAagcgggagcggagcgggacAGGCGGCAACACCAGcactgtccccagtgtcaccaaaAAG GACGGCAGCGACTCGgagcacagcagtgacacaggccTGGGCAGCGAGCGGGGCAGTGACGCCAGCGCCGTGG ATGTGGCCCAGCTGTCAGCACTGATCCAGAAGCTGGTGCCCGGCTCCCGGCTGGTGGAGGACATTGGGCACGAGGTGCTCTTTGTCCTGCCCTACAGCGGGGCCAGGGATGGGACCTTCGGGAAGCTGTTCCGCGAGCTGGACACACGCCTGGGGGAACTGGGGGTCTCCAGCTACGGCATCTCCGACACCACTCTGGAAGAG ATCTTCCTGAAGGTGGCTGAGGACACAGGGCTGGATACTGACACCACAG GGACCGCGAGAGGAGCAGCCCCATGCGAGACGGGGGACGTGGATGTGGCCGATGGAGAGCTGG CCAAAGGAGCCCGGCGAG TGGAGGAGCCCCGGGAGACGGACCTgctgcggggggcggcggggcaggCCTGCGGcagggtgaggggctgggcgCTCACCTGCCGCCAGCTCCGCGCTCTCTTCACCAAGAGGATGCTCCACGCCCGGCGCAGCACCCGCGGCTTCTTCGCGCAG ATCGTCCTCCCCGCCGTCTTCGTCTGCATCGCGCTGCTCTTCAGCCTCATCGTGCCGCCCTTCGGGAAGTACCCGccgctgcagctccagccctggatgTACGGGCAGCAGTTCACCTTTTTcag CAACGATGCCCCGGGAGACCCCGACACGGCCCGGCTGCTGGACGCACTCCTGGCCGAGCCCGGCTTTGGCACCAAGTGCATGAAGGAAGAGGGGAAGGC GACGGGGCTGTGCCCACCAGCTTCCCACCCCGATGGCTTCTCggccccctcagcccccccatccctgctggaaGCGCTGTGGCGTGGGAACTGGACACCGGCTGAGCCGTCCCCCCCGTGTCAGTGCAGCGGGCCAGGGGCACACAGGATGCTCCCTGAGtgtcccgagggggccggggggCTCCCACCACCCCAG GTACagagggggacaggggacatCCTTCAGAACCTGACAGGCAGGAACATCTCCGACTACCTGGTGAAGACCTACCCCCAGATCATCCGGCAGGA GCTGAGGAACAAGAAATGGGTGAATGAGCAGAG GTACGGCGGCTTCTCCCTGGGCGCCGGCAGCTCCCAGGCCCTGCCGTCAGCAGCAGAGGTGGatcaggcagtgctggagctccGGGTGCTGCTCAGCATCACCCCG GGCAGTCCTTCAGATCGGCTGCTGGCCAACCTCAGCCGCTTCATCGAGGGTTTGGACGCCCGCAGGAATATCAag GTCTGGTTCAACAACAAGGGCTGGCATGCCATGGTCTCCTTCCTCAACGTGGCCAGCAATGGGCTGCTGCGAGCCTGGCTGCCCCCCGGCACCGACCCCACGCGCTTCGGCATCACGGCCACCAACCACCCCCTCAACCTCACCAAGGAGCAGCTCTCTGAGGCCGCCCT GATGGCCACCTCTGTTGACGTGCTGGTCTCCATCTGCGTGATCTTCGCCATGTCCTTCGTCCCGGCCAGCTTCGTTGTCTTCCTCATTGAGGAGAGGGTCAGCAAGGCCAAGCACCTTCAGTTTGTCAGCGGGATGAAGCCCATCACCTACTGGCTGGGCAACTTCGCCTGGGACatg TGCAACTACCTggtccctgcactgctggtcatcctcatcttcctctgcttccagcaggaatCCTACGTGTCCTCGGCCAACCTGccctccctggtgctgctgctgctgctctacGG ATGGTCCATCACCCCCCTGATGTATCCAgcctccttcctcttcagcaTCCCCAGCACCGCCTACGTGGCCCTGACCTGCATCAACCTCTTCATCGGCATCAACGGCAGCGTGGCCACCTTTGTGCTGGAGCTCTTTGTGGACCAG AACCTCAATGACATCAACCGCGTTCTGAAGAAGGTTTTCCTCATCTTCCCCCACTTCTGCTTGGGCCGAGGCCTCATTGACATGGTGAAGAATCAGGCAATGGCTGATGCCTTTGAGAGGTTCG GGGACAAGCGCTTTGTGTCCCCCCTCTCCTGGGACCTGGCAGGGAAGAACATGTTTGCCATGGCCATCGAGGGCatcatcttcttcctcttcaccctcctgctgcagtaccacCGCTTCTTCCTGCGCCTGGC GCCACGGGCTCTGGAGCTGCCCTCACTGGGGGACGAGGACCAGGATGTGGCCAGGGAGCGGGCGAGGGTGGGCAGCATCCCCCtgcacagccacctcctgctgctgaaggaCCTGACCAAG GTGTACCGGCGCAGGAGGGCTCCGGCCGTGGACCGGCTCTGCGTGGCCATCCCCCCCGGGGAG TGCTTTGGCCTCCTGGGGGTGAACGGGGCTGGGAAAACATCCACCTTCAAGATGCTGACAGGGGACACAGAGGTGACGCTGGGAGAGGCCTGGTTGAAGGGGCACAG CGTGCTCACCGACCTCCAGTCCGTCCACCAGCACATGGGTTACTGTCCCCAGTTTGATGCCATCACGGACCTGCTGACAGGGCGGGAGCACCTGGAGTTCTACAGCCGCCTGCGCGGGGTCCCGGAGGAGGAGACCCCCAGG GTGGCTCAGTGGGGCATCACCGCGCTGGGGCTGGGCCCGCACGCGGACCGGCCAGCGGGCAAGTACAGCGGGGGCAACAAGCGCAAGCTCTCCACAGCCATCGCCCTCCTCGGCTGCCCCCCCGTCGTCTTCCTG GATGAGCCCACAACGGGGATGGATCCGCAAGCCCGGAGGTTCCTGTGGGAGCGCATCCTTGGCGTTATCCGGGACGGCCGGTCCGTGGTGCTCACATCCCACAG CATGGAGGAGTGTGAGGCGCTCTGCACCAGGATGGCCATCATGGTCAACGGCCGGTTCCGCTGCCTGGGCAGCGTGCAGCACCTCAAGAACAG GTTTGGGGACGGGTACACGGTGGTGGTGCGGGCGGGGGGCCCTGGCCCGGCAGCGGTgcaggccctgctgcagcagcactttccTGGCATCGTGCTGCGGGAGCGGCACGGGGGACTGCTGCAGTACCACCTGCCTGCCCGTGTCGCCTCCCTGGCCACTGTCTTCAGCCTTCTGGCCGCACATCGTGGCCCCTGCCACATCGAGGACTACTCTGTGTCCCAGACCACACTGGACCAG GTCTTCGTGCACTTTGCCCAGGAGCAGAGCGATGGGGATGTCGGGGAGGTCACAGCCTCAGAGCAAGATGCGGCCCCCAGTCCTGGGAGGAGGCTGACCACGTTCCTGGAGGACGACAGCTACCAGGAGAGCGCTGTCTGA